In Synechococcus sp. PCC 6312, one genomic interval encodes:
- a CDS encoding DUF2605 domain-containing protein produces MLHSNLPEPQLLKALLEPLFDDFHYWFGRAESLLRQEVLSFLEPEVQAQLLARVIQAQQEVNAAQSLFAATEGTAGVDTEVLMKWHQLVNECWRVSYQYRLLRP; encoded by the coding sequence ATGCTTCACTCCAACTTACCAGAACCCCAATTGCTGAAAGCTCTCTTGGAACCCTTGTTCGATGATTTTCACTATTGGTTTGGACGGGCCGAATCCCTATTACGGCAGGAGGTGCTGTCCTTTCTGGAACCCGAAGTCCAGGCCCAGCTTTTAGCCCGCGTCATTCAGGCCCAACAAGAGGTCAATGCGGCCCAGAGCTTATTTGCGGCAACGGAGGGAACCGCCGGGGTCGATACCGAGGTTTTAATGAAGTGGCATCAACTGGTCAATGAGTGTTGGCGAGTTAGCTACCAATATCGCTTATTACGCCCGTAG
- a CDS encoding DUF2973 domain-containing protein — MEGSFILQLIYIVAFTILALLAMGNLIRNLITLGIESQRTYPYARPNHPRVSHPELLDSRGQVIDEPLLVMRSLTLEDARNQLDALYKDSPSSGDETEV, encoded by the coding sequence ATGGAAGGGTCGTTCATCTTGCAGTTAATTTATATCGTTGCCTTTACCATTTTGGCTTTATTGGCAATGGGCAACCTCATTCGCAACCTCATTACTCTGGGGATTGAGTCACAGCGTACCTACCCCTATGCCCGCCCAAATCACCCTAGAGTCAGTCACCCTGAACTCCTGGATAGTCGTGGACAAGTGATTGATGAGCCTTTGCTGGTGATGCGTTCCCTCACCCTAGAGGATGCTCGCAATCAACTCGATGCTCTTTATAAGGACTCTCCCAGTTCTGGAGATGAAACTGAAGTTTGA
- a CDS encoding GTPase family protein produces the protein MKLKFEPRKWLGQGTQAWQSWFQVDPEKLKEILAQIRSQLPTTEVVLMGKPQAGKSSITRALTGADLSIVGSGFRPHTRHTQQYAFPTDDLPLLIFTDTVGLGETSQDTDLIYQELEAQLANGKNAQILVLTVKITDFATDSLHHLAQQLRQKFPHIPCLLVITCLHEVYPANSANHPPYPPDFPLLQEAAQALQAQFADITTNTVWVDFTLAEDGFEPVFYGLGELGIALEQLLPEAEAGIIHQLLDEKEISTQLGTVYRNVGRRSILPFAIMAATLAIVPLPFATMPVLIAIQTTMVILIGRLYGQTLSPAQAGGILTTIGGGFLARLVGQQLIKFIPVLGNVMSASWSFAYTWALGEGACVYFGDLMGGKKPNPDRIRQVIQDSFQENTRKFRQQLMAQGKIN, from the coding sequence ATGAAACTGAAGTTTGAGCCGCGCAAATGGTTAGGGCAAGGAACCCAGGCCTGGCAGTCTTGGTTTCAGGTGGATCCAGAAAAACTCAAGGAGATTCTGGCCCAAATTCGCAGTCAGTTGCCCACCACGGAAGTTGTTTTAATGGGCAAGCCCCAGGCCGGCAAAAGTTCGATCACTCGGGCCTTGACGGGAGCAGATTTGAGTATTGTTGGCTCAGGCTTTCGGCCCCATACTCGCCATACGCAGCAATATGCCTTTCCAACGGATGATCTGCCCCTGTTGATTTTTACGGACACGGTGGGCCTGGGGGAAACGAGCCAGGATACGGATTTAATTTACCAAGAGTTAGAAGCCCAACTGGCTAACGGCAAAAATGCCCAAATATTAGTCTTAACGGTCAAGATTACGGATTTTGCCACGGATTCTCTCCACCACCTTGCCCAACAACTGCGGCAGAAGTTTCCCCATATCCCCTGTCTATTGGTCATCACGTGCTTACATGAGGTCTATCCAGCTAACTCAGCCAACCATCCCCCCTATCCTCCCGACTTTCCCCTGCTTCAGGAAGCCGCCCAGGCCCTCCAGGCTCAATTTGCTGATATTACAACTAACACGGTCTGGGTGGACTTTACCCTAGCAGAAGATGGATTTGAGCCGGTGTTTTATGGCCTGGGAGAACTCGGTATCGCCCTAGAGCAACTTTTACCGGAAGCCGAAGCCGGAATTATTCACCAACTGTTAGATGAAAAAGAAATTTCGACCCAGTTGGGAACGGTGTATCGTAACGTTGGGCGGCGATCAATCTTACCCTTTGCCATCATGGCCGCAACTCTAGCGATTGTCCCCTTACCCTTTGCCACCATGCCTGTTTTAATTGCCATTCAGACCACGATGGTAATCTTAATTGGCCGGCTCTACGGACAAACCCTGTCTCCAGCCCAGGCCGGGGGGATTTTAACAACCATTGGGGGTGGCTTCCTAGCTCGATTGGTGGGGCAACAACTGATTAAATTTATTCCGGTCTTAGGGAACGTCATGTCCGCCTCTTGGTCGTTTGCCTATACCTGGGCTTTGGGGGAAGGGGCCTGTGTTTATTTTGGGGATTTAATGGGGGGCAAGAAACCCAACCCCGACCGGATTCGCCAAGTTATACAAGACTCCTTTCAAGAAAACACTCGTAAATTTCGACAACAACTTATGGCTCAAGGGAAAATAAATTAA
- a CDS encoding FAD-binding domain-containing protein yields MSSALRRTFTDRADLIHYLKQEFPEIAAEGDQVSAVVGGRTAAELALARIQPGPYGQTRNYLAGAVTRLSPYLRHGVLSLAEVKTAVLAQIQTWTEGEKLITELAWRDYWQRLYERLGDHIWQDLEPYKTGWQPRDYQPELPPDIDAGRTGLACMDGFSQELKNSGYLHNHARMWLAAYVVHWRKVRWQAGAAWFLHHLLDGDPASNNLSWQWVASTFSHKPYFFNRDNLERYSQGQYCPTCSLQYRCPLQGSYSTLAAKLFPNAPELQNPQTNSGQFHRSKPQKNNR; encoded by the coding sequence ATGTCTTCTGCGCTGCGGCGAACGTTTACGGATCGAGCCGATTTAATTCACTACCTAAAGCAGGAATTCCCAGAGATTGCCGCCGAAGGGGATCAGGTGAGTGCTGTGGTTGGCGGACGGACTGCGGCTGAATTGGCTCTCGCTAGAATCCAACCTGGCCCCTATGGTCAAACCCGTAACTATTTGGCTGGAGCCGTCACTCGCCTATCTCCCTATTTGCGTCATGGTGTGTTGAGTCTAGCCGAGGTAAAGACCGCTGTTCTAGCCCAAATTCAAACCTGGACTGAGGGAGAAAAACTCATTACGGAACTGGCCTGGCGCGACTATTGGCAGCGACTCTATGAAAGACTGGGGGATCACATTTGGCAAGACTTAGAACCTTATAAGACAGGCTGGCAACCGAGGGACTATCAACCGGAGTTACCACCAGATATTGATGCCGGTCGCACTGGCCTGGCCTGTATGGATGGCTTTAGCCAAGAACTCAAAAACAGCGGCTATCTCCATAACCATGCCCGGATGTGGTTGGCGGCCTATGTAGTGCATTGGCGTAAAGTCCGTTGGCAAGCCGGGGCAGCTTGGTTTTTGCACCATTTACTGGATGGTGATCCGGCTAGTAATAATCTCTCGTGGCAGTGGGTAGCCAGTACCTTTAGTCATAAACCCTATTTCTTTAATCGGGATAACCTCGAACGCTACAGTCAAGGTCAATATTGCCCAACCTGTTCTCTCCAATATCGCTGCCCACTCCAAGGCAGTTATTCAACATTAGCCGCTAAGCTCTTTCCTAACGCTCCAGAACTCCAAAATCCCCAGACCAATTCGGGTCAGTTTCATCGCAGTAAACCCCAAAAAAATAACCGCTAA